In Colletotrichum higginsianum IMI 349063 chromosome 1, whole genome shotgun sequence, one genomic interval encodes:
- a CDS encoding Serine/threonine protein phosphatase, whose amino-acid sequence METRTGYEDNRSLIGPTIAASANKCLESFQECLQRASAVHARELSMVEDQVARFSTWATAMGVFAPERASMDHRLRYAPDVRDVVDGLLESLSYRVRACSAALGSIVENTQSECLSTQSEGLKQSFAYIGTEISHLNKISNTIRKASKETHVQKAADFRIEDDDGNDVEPLLKRVFEHNISDCFPNVSLNIRRRLVDSMILRRKLILYRRHRHGTSAIRPQKTVPKAFVALPSVQTSLLANDTAEPGNKAPVRTPAFAYAASQLQSATTLNPQNFTKASSSLSVVSKSKTIALSNHEPLIFPPAPGIAAKRKWEQLRSRREADHKKSIEASGMSVDDKANDDISDNYGLDTVGEITCPYCLYALPAEVVFDEKKWRNHVKNELKPYVCLFEDCDQSDILFTHSDEWRSHMDQHCRFWRCSSHRGLGSFSTREEYMGHMRQDHNTTLSDTQLRALANRNARKLADIFTMCPLCGINKKTAGGDLGSHITGHLRSLAIKSLPSYEEEIQSEDENDEQSSENSRQQSRSTIKNLMNGSDVPDLPLIWVQNIEEMEEYEYEYDEKHFASSTQHIRSTNKSVRDDSGVDDFAFLLDYPPYDFKTAQDRHELGADFELDSLTAEPGYGSPRPWETEFQLFPPSETHSENEDTEASIIPSWLPAITVTRPRSPFEELTESFESEPESRRRNRQSEDVGVSSITSNPNPPASRNPKILCTECEALFSDENTYQKHMKQHHLRS is encoded by the exons ATGGAGACCAGGACCGGGTACGAGGACAATCGGAGTTTGATAGGGCCAACTATTGCTGCCTCGGCTAACAAATGTCTGGAGTCATTCCAAGAATGCCTCCAACGAGCTTCCGCTGTCCATGCCAGGGAGCTGTCAATGGTGGAGGATCAAGTTGCAAGGTTCTCTACCTGGGCGACGGCCATGGGAGTGTTTGCCCCTGAGCGAGCATCTATGGACCATCGCCTCCGCTATGCGCCCGACGTTcgggacgtcgtcgatggcctgcTTGAATCTCTAAGTTACCGCGTCCGAGCAT GTTCGGCAGCACTTGGATCGATTGTGGAAAACACGCAATCCGAGTGCTTGAGTACCCAAAGTGAAGGATTGAAACAATCCTTTGCGTACATCGGGACCGAGATCAGTCACCTGAACAAGATTTCCAACACCATTCGGAAAGCGAGCAAAGAAACTCATGTTCAGAAAGCGGCTGACTTTCGGAttgaggatgacgacggcaacgacgtAGAACCCCTGCTCAAGCGTGTTTTTGAGCACAACATCAGCGACTGCTTTCCCAACGTCAGCCTCAATATCAGACGCCGTCTTGTCGATTCAATGATCCTACGCCGGAAACTTATCCTGTACCGAAGACATCGCCACGGGACTTCTGCTATTCGGCCCCAGAAGACTGTTCCCAAGGCTTTTGTTGCGCTGCCGTCTGTTCAGACAAGCCTCTTGGCTAACGATACGGCGGAACCAGGTAACAAGGCGCCCGTCAGAACCCCAGCTTTTGCATATGCGGCTTCCCAGCTTCAGAGCGCCACGACTTTGAACCCTCAAAACTTTACAAAGGCCTCTTCGAGCTTATCCGTGGTCTCCAAGAGCAAAACCATTGCGTTGAGCAACCATGAACCTCTTATTTTCCCTCCAGCACCCGGTATCGCTGCCAAACGGAAGTGGGAACAGCTGAGAAGCCGACGAGAAGCCGACCACAAGAAAAGCATCGAGGCAAGCGGAATGTCAGTTGACGATAAGGCAAACGACGATATTTCAGACAATTACGGCCTCGACACCGTAGGCGAGATCACCTGCCCTTACTGCCTTTACGCTCTCCCAGCCGAAGTCGTGTTTGATGAGAAGAAATGGAG AAACCACGTCAAGAACGAATTAAAGCCATACGTTTGCCTGTTCGAAGACTGCGACCAATCTGATATTCTCTTCACCCACAGCGATGAGTGGCGAAGCCATATGGACCAACACTGCAGGTTCTGGCGTTGCTCATCCCATCGTGGCTTGGGATCGTTCTCAACCCGTGAAGAGTACATGGGCCACATGCGGCAAGACCACAACACAACACTCAGCGATACCCAACTCCGGGCTCTGGCGAATCGTAACGCGCGGAAGCTAGCCGACATCTTCACCATGTGCCCTCTATGCGGAATCAATAAGAAGACAGCCGGAGGTGATCTGGGGAGCCACATCACTGGGCATCTGAGATCCTTGGCCATCAAGTCTCTACCAAGTTACGAAGAGGAGATACAATCAGAAGACGAAAACGACGAGCAATCTTCCGAAAACTCAAGACAACAGAGCAGAAGCACGATCAAGAACCTAATGAACGGCAGTGATGTCCCTGATTTACCTCTCATATGGGTTCAAAACATCGAAGAGATGGAAGAATACGAATACGAATACGACGAGAAACATTTCGCATCCTCGACACAGCATATCAGAAGCACGAACAAGAGCGTTAGGGACGACAGTGGCGTCGATGATTTTGCTTTTCTGCTTGATTATCCACCCTACGATTTTAAAACAGCCCAAGACCGACATGAACTCGGAGCAGATTTTGAACTAGATTCACTAACCGCTGAGCCCGGATACGGATCTCCGCGTCCCTGGGAAACGGAATTTCAACTTTTCCCGCCAAGTGAAACCCACTCGGAAAACGAGGATACGGAGGCTTCCATCATTCCAAGTTGGTTGCCCGCCATTACGGTCACGAGGCCCCGAAGCCCCTTCGAAGAGTTAACTGAAAGTTTCGAATCCGAGCCGGAAAGCAGAAGACGCAATCGTCAGAGTGAAGACGTTGGCGTATCGTCAATCACGTCCAACCCAAACCCTCCCGCCTCGCGAAACCCAAAGATACTTTGCACGGAATGCGAAGCCCTATTCTCTGACGAGAACACCTATCAAAAGCATATGAAACAACACCACCTTCGTTCTTAA
- a CDS encoding 3-hydroxyacyl-CoA dehydrogenase produces MWASTGRPVVLHDVDSRALASAIVYIGDALTTVCAVRETRPGRVTTSTVLEESCGADPWMVIEALPEDPEIKREMLGKADTLVPEDCILASNSSTWPTSALRNLITRPERLLNTHYHLPPRNTYVELMTCGATDRDLIPFLKAQMRGVGFNPLALPHESVGFVFNRIWSAVKSDTLRVLQAELASPRDIDALFRDFFHAEKGPCEKMDEVGLDTVWQVEKNRVSMGVVDEDKAGYTDWLEENYISRGRLGEKTGDGLYSTEERKLLMEKRALTRSSYLRAH; encoded by the coding sequence ATGTGGGCCTCCACGGGCCGACCCGTGGTCCtccacgacgtcgactcTCGGGCgctggcctcggccatcgTCTACATCGGCGACGCCCTCACCACTGTTTGCGCCGTGCGCGAGACGCGCCCGGGCCGGGTCACGACCAGCACCGTCCTGGAGGAGTCGTGCGGCGCGGACCCGTGGATGGTTATCGAGGCGCTCCCCGAGGACCCCGAGATCAAGCGCGAGATGCTTGGCAAGGCCGACACCCTCGTGCCAGAGGACTGCATTCTGGCCTCCAACAGCTCGACCTGGCCCACCTCGGCGCTGCGAAACCTCATCACGCGCCCGGAGCGCCTGCTCAACACGCACTACCACCTCCCGCCGCGCAACACCTACGTTGAGCTCATGACCTGCGGCGCAACGGACCGGGATCTCATACCATTCCTAAAGGCGCAGATGCGCGGCGTGGGCTTCAACCCGCTGGCCCTACCGCACGAGTCCGTCGGCTTTGTCTTCAACCGGATCTGGTCCGCCGTCAAGTCGGACACGCTCCGGGTTCTGCAGGCGGAGCTCGCGTCCCCGAGGGACATTGACGCGCTGTTTCGAGACTTCTTCCACGCGGAGAAGGGTCCTTGTGAGAAgatggacgaggtcggcctcgacacgGTGTGGCAGGTCGAGAAAAATAGGGTGAGCATGGGCGTGGTAgacgaggacaaggcggGATATACGGACTGGTTGGAGGAAAACTACATCTCGAGGGGCCGGCTGGGTGAGAAGACGGGAGATGGTTTGTATTCGACAGAGGAGAGGAAGTTACTCATGGAGAAGAGGGCGCTGACGAGAAGCTCGTATCTGAGGGCGCATTGA
- a CDS encoding Nuclear pore protein-like protein translates to MDLFLETEPFFFDPRGDLTLKVGNEEDTGGKYTFVVCSRTLARSSTVFTAMLFSGFAESCPREDSEESSWTVELPEDSPYSFSLLMDIIHGHFASLPDMLRARDLHDLLILTNKYDMTHVLHPLARTWFRPYKKVTTCVGNETVLWIAWELGHKELCRKLIRHLILESRVDEYGQLLDSNGDPLPRDSFLEGPGVLDHVAQVRNSLIQNIASLFHKAIQSNLDGNGCKAPTRPSMYCYMTKTIQCDSINVGALVRYTRTLGFQGEGHGQIDTSQYLGSVRDLASSVEQTGFDRMLFHLFCNPLPGIRMEIQDLLDSVALPALESYSDYFQQQAKKTGIERGVLVGIEEGEPSRKRSRRD, encoded by the exons ATGGATCTCTTCTTGGAAACTGAACCGTTTTTCTTCGACCCCAGAGGCGACTTGACCCTCAAGGTCGGCAACGAAGAGGACACAGGTGGAAAGTATACCTTTGTCGTGTGCTCTAGAACCCTAGCTCGATCTTCCACCGTCTTCACAGCCATGCTGTTCAGTGGCTTTGCAGAGTCCTGCCCTAGAGAGGATTCAGAGGAGTCGTCATGGACTGTGGAGCTTCCGGAGGACAGCCCTTactccttctctctcctcaTGGATATCATCCATGGTCATTTCGCGTCGCTCCCAGATATGTTGCGCGCCCGAGATCTGCATGACCTGCTCATCTTGACGAACAAGTACGACATGACCCACGTCCTGCACCCCTTGGCCCGCACCTGGTTCAGACCCTACAAAAAGGTCACCACCTGCGTGGGAAACGAGACTGTTCTGTGGATTGCTTGGGAGCTTGGTCACAAGGAGCTCTGTCGCAAGCTCATTCGTCACCTTATCCTTGAGTCCAGAGTAGACGAGTACGGCCAGCTGCTCGACAGCAATGGAGATCCTCTCCCAAGGGATTCATTTCTGGAAGGCCCCGGGGTTCTAG ATCACGTGGCTCAGGTCCGAAACAGTCTCATTCAAAATATCGCCTCCCTGTTTCACAAGGCCATCCAGTCGAACCTGGATGGTAATGGATGTAAGGCGCCGACTCGCCCGTCCATGTATTGCTACATGACGAAAACCATCCAATGCGACTCCATAAACGTTGGGGCTCTGGTGCGTTACACCAGGACACTCGGTTTCCAAGGTGAAGGTCACGGGCAGATAGATACCTCCCAGTACCTTGGAAGCGTCAGGGATCTCGCCTCCTCGGTTGAGCAGACAGGCTTCGACCGCATGCTCTTTCACTTGTTCTGCAATCCTTTGCCCGGCATCCGGATGGAGATACAGGACCTTCTGGACTCGGTCGCCCTGCCCGCCCTGGAATCCTACTCGGACTACTTCCAGCAGCAGGCCAAAAAAACGGGTATCGAGAGAGGGGTGCTGGTCGGaatcgaggagggcgagccGTCTCGCAAGAGGAGCAGACGAGACTGA
- a CDS encoding Peptide hydrolase, translating to MADLIGLPLVRGQVRRLWIAFLHLLLAASACAYMPLSDAALRNVTVSEADFDIHAGPLLSPLLIPRVPGTDGQLQTQRHFVDFFTKSLPKWTVQWQNSTDKTPATGDANVPFQNLILRREPPWTKPGQANYLTLVAHYDSKYEPAGFIGATDSAAPCAMLMHVAKALDPYLTQMYDEMVALGELGGTVPMDMGLQILFLDGEEAFKSWTDTDSLYGARSLSNEWEHTFNPAMSHYKTPLEQISAFVLLDLLGSAEPRIPSYFQSTHWAYQAMAKVEQRMRDLGVLETKPKNPFLYDAEKSPQMFGHSGIGDDHVPFMMKGVNILHIIPSPFPAVWHRMEDDGEHLDMPTVRDWTRIVTAFTMEWLDANEVMAEEKEGS from the exons atggccgacctCATCGGCCTCCCTTTGGTGAGAGGCCAGGTCCGCCGACTCTGGATCGCTTTCCTCCACCTCCTGCtcgcggcctcggcgtgcGCCTACATGCCGCTCTCCGACGCCGCGCTGCGCAATGTCACAGTCTCCGAGGCCGACTTCGACATCCACGCCGGCCCgctcctttcccccctcctcatcccccgGGTGCCCGGCACGGACGGCCAGCTCCAGACGCAGCGCCACTTTGTCGACTTTTTCACCAAGTCTCTGCCGAAATGGACCGTGCAGTGGCAGAACTCAACCGATAAGACGCCCGCGACGGGCGACGCCAACGTGCCCTTCCAGAACCTCATCTTGAGGCGCGAGCCGCCCTGGACGAAGCCCGGCCAGGCCAACTATCtcaccctcgtcgcccaCTACGACAGCAAGTACGAGCCCGCGGGCTTCATCGGCGCCACCGACAGTGCCGCGCCGTGCGCGATGCTCATGCacgtcgccaaggccctcgACCCGTACTTGACCCAGATGTACGATGAGATGGTCGCCCTCGGTGAGCTGGGCGGCACCGTTCCCATGGACATGGGCCTCCagatcctcttcctcgacggcgaagaggccTTCAAGTCATGGACCGACACAGACTCGCTGTACGGCGCGAG GTCCCTGTCAAATGAGTGGGAGCACACCTTCAACCCGGCCATGTCGCACTACAAGACGCCGCTCGAGCAGATCAGCGCCTTCGTGCTGCTGGACCTGCTCGGCTCCGCGGAGCCCCGGATCCCGTCCTACTTCCAGTCCACCCACTGGGCCTACCAGGCCATGGCCAAGGTCGAGCAGCGCATGCGCGACCTCGGCGTGCTCGAGACCAAGCCCAAGAACCCGTTCCTctacgacgccgagaagagcCCGCAGATGTTCGGCCACAGCGGCATCGGCGACGACCACGTGCCCTTCATGATGAAGGGCGTCAACATCTTGCACATCATCCCCTCGCCCTTCCCCGCCGTGTGGCACCGcatggaggacgacggcgagcacCTCGACATGCCCACGGTGCGGGACTGGACGAGGATCGTGACGGCCTTCACCATGGAGTGGCTCGATGCGAATGAGGTGATGgcggaagagaaggaaggaagtTAG
- a CDS encoding MFS drug efflux produces MTAKPEAQPQAGILLEKADRPDSSSNKGPLSGDTTDNERAEEPAASGPVRTVTGLKWYLIVFAILSSTFLFALDNTVVADVQPQIVLQFDAIEDIAWLAVAFIMVSTAVNLLYGQLYSHLKPKWLYIGSVVVFEIGSALCGAAPNMDSLIVGRALCGLGGVGMYLGVMVLIAATTTIQERPMYLASIGLTWGLGTILGPLVGGAFADSDATWRWAFYINLPIGALAAPVYIFMLPSPDPQPGASIPKRLAEVDWVGAVLMLGAIVTFTMAISFGGVMYEWDSGSEIALFVVAGVLFVVFGVQQAYSIGTTVKRRIFPVELISSRKYYRTMVLMFCVTASGGCAIFIPVYFIPVFFQFSRGDSAIDAAVRLLPFILVMVTVTLAQGGMLSHPSGRFGLYMPWFTVGGIITVVAASLMYVVETDTSTAWVYGASAMLGAGVGTYTQAGFSISQASVPEHMAAVAASLMALAQTGGINIALAVGNAVFLNRAETRLAEILPDTVTEDQIHLAIAGVGADFVTTLPPQMQQEILEAIVEALNLPYILVITAGSLVLVCSVLMKRERLFMTAAAGGA; encoded by the exons CAGACTCTTCCTCCAACAAGGGTCCTCTCTCAGGGGACACCACCGACAACGAGCGAGCCGAGGAACCTGCAGCCTCAGGGCCCGTCCGCACGGTGACCGGGCTCAAGTGGTacctcatcgtcttcgccatcctCTCATCGACGttcctcttcgccctcgacaaCACCGTCGTCGCGGACGTGCAGCCGCAGATCGTGCTGCAgttcgacgccatcgaggacaTTGCGTGGCTGGCCGTCGCCTTCATCATGGTCTCGACGGCCGTGAACCTCCTCTACGGCCAGCTGTACTCGCACCTCAAGCCCAAGTGGTTGTACATTGggagcgtcgtcgtcttcgagatTGGCAGCGCGCTCtgcggcgcggcgccgaACATGGACAGTCTCATCGTCGGGCGGGCGCTGtgcggcctcggcggcgtcggcatgtacctcggcgtcatggtcctcatcgccgcgacgacgacgatccaGGAGCGGCCGATGTATCTGGCGTCCATCGGGCTGACCTGGGGCCTCGGAACGATCCTTGGACCCTTGGTCGGGGGAG CGTTCGCCGACTCGGATGCAACGTGGCG CTGGGCCTTTTATATCAACCTCCCGATCGGCGCTCTCGCGGCACCGGTGTATATCTTCATGCTGCCGTCTCCGGACCCGCAACCCGGCGCATCCATTCCCAAACGGTtggccgaggtcgactgggtcggcgccgtgctgatgctcggcgccatcgtcaccttcaccatggccatcagcttcggcggcgtcatgTATGAGTGGGACTCCGGCTCGGAGatcgccctcttcgtcgtcgccggagTCTtgttcgtcgtcttcggcgtccAGCAGGCGTATTCCATCGGCACGACCGTGAAGCGCCGCATCTTCCCGGTCGAACTGATCAGTTCCCGCAAGTACTACCGCACGATGGTGCTGATGTTCTGCGTGACCGCCTCGGGGGGTTGCGCAATCTTCATCCCGGTGTATTTCATCCCAGTCTTCTTCCAGTTCTCGCGGGGCGACagcgccatcgacgccgccgtgcgtCTGCTGCCGTTCATCCTGGTCATGGTGACAGTCACGCTCGCGCAGGGCGGCATGCTGTCGCACCCGTCGGGCAGGTTCGGGCTGTACATGCCGTGGTTCACggtcggcggcatcatcaccGTGGTCGCCGCCAGCCTCATGTACGTCGTTGAAACCGACACTAGCACGGCGTGGGTCTACGGGGCCTCGGCCatgctcggcgccggggtCGGCACGTACACGCAGGCGGGGTTCTCCATCTCGCAGGCCAGCGTGCCGGAGCACAtggcggccgtcgcggcgtcGCTGATGGCGCTGgcgcagacgggcgggaTCAACAtcgccctggccgtcggcaacgccgtcttcctcaaCAGGGCCGAGACCCGGCTTGCCGAGATCCTCCCCGACACTGTCACGGAGGACCAGATCCATCTTGCGATTGCGGGTGTCGGGGCGGACTTCGTCacgacgctgccgccgcagaTGCAGCAGGAGATTCTCGAAGCCATTGTCGAGGCTCTAAACCTGCCTTACATCTTGGTGATCACTGCCGGAAGCCTTGTGCTGGTTTGCAGTGTGTTGATGAAGAGGGAACGCTTGTTCATGACGGCGGCTGCTGGGGGTGCTTGA